In one window of candidate division WOR-3 bacterium DNA:
- a CDS encoding sigma factor — MKEEMDKEKFLEEIFREYSDIIFNKALKIVKDENLAKDVVAETFEKFSKWNPFVKLKSKTICGWLITTAKHIAIDYVRERNRDLPLDENIPNNSPSQEELFIKRSEYDKANEIAKKFLNEIFMRFMSYIF; from the coding sequence ATGAAGGAAGAGATGGATAAGGAAAAATTTTTGGAAGAGATTTTTAGGGAATATTCTGATATAATTTTTAATAAGGCATTGAAAATAGTAAAAGATGAAAATTTAGCAAAAGATGTGGTTGCCGAAACCTTTGAGAAATTTAGTAAATGGAATCCCTTTGTTAAATTAAAAAGTAAGACAATTTGTGGATGGTTAATAACTACTGCCAAACATATCGCGATTGATTATGTGAGGGAAAGAAATAGGGATTTACCATTAGATGAAAATATTCCAAATAATTCACCAAGCCAAGAAGAACTTTTTATCAAAAGAAGTGAATATGATAAAGCAAATGAGATTGCCAAGAAGTTTTTGAATGAAATCTTTATGAGATTTATGAGTTATATTTTTTAA